A window of Variovorax paradoxus EPS genomic DNA:
AGCAACACGGTGTCGGTCAGGTAGCGCGGAAAGGTGAGGCCGATGAACACGTCCTCCGGCCCCGCGTGCATCAGCGCGCGGGCCGCATGCGTGACGCCGCTCACGCCCGGCAGCAGGCGCACGTCGCGGCAACTGCTGTCCAGTCCGTGCTGCAGCAGGCCCGCGAGCCAGCCGCTCGCGCCGAAGCCCGCGATGTAGACCGAGCGCGCCTTGCCGATGTGTTCCACCGCGGCCTCGCAGGCGGCGTAGTCCAGCGTCTGGCGCGTGGCTTCGATGTTGCGGCGGCTCTCGTCGAGCGCGGTCGCGAACACCTCGGCCACCGTGCTCGGATGCTCGAGATTGCCGCGCAGCCGCTCCACCGGCGCCACCAGCGACTCGAAGCCGCGCACGAGCTCGGCGCGGAAGGTGGCGTAGCCGTCGAAGTCCAGCGCGCGGGCGAACCGGTTGGCCGTGGCCACGGAGACGCCCGCGGCGGTTGCGAGTTCGTCGATGGGCAGCGTGGCGACCTGCAGCGGGTGCTCCAGCACGTAGTCGGCCACCTGCCGGTGCGAACGCGTCAGCCGCGGCAAAGCCTGCGCAATGCGCTGGGCCACGGTGGTGCCTGGGGTGTCGACAGGGGTGCTCATGAAGGTGCGGAGGAGCCCGAAAGTGTGCGGTTTTTGAAAACTGATTTACAAATATAAGTCAGGACGGAAAATTTTCTGTCATTTTTGATCGAGTTCGCAAGGAACGGGCCAGCGGCGGAGGGGTTTGGGAAAGTGGTGAGAGCGTGGTTTCTCCTCTGGGAGCGCGGAGGCTGGGTTCGCCCGAGGTTCGACTTCTAGGTGTTTTCCCGAGAAGGCCGCGGGAACGCATCGGCTCGCCCCCTCAGAATCGAATGATTCCGAGGGGGAAGCGATGACAGAGGAACAAAAGACGCTTGATCGCGGTTCGGCGCTGGGCGCACGAATCCTGAAGGTCGATCACGCCGGCGAGCAGGGCGCAGTGAACATCTACAGGACGCAGATATTCATGGCGCGATGGACCGCGCCTTCGCTGGTGCCCGAACTGCGCGAATTCAAGTCCCACGAGGAGGGGCACAGGGCCTTGTTCGCGGCAGAACTGCAGCGCCGAGGTGTTCGGCGCTGCCGCAGCTATTGGCTATGCGGCATCGGCGGCTGGGTACTTGGTCTGCTCACAGGGCTTCTTGGCCGGCATGCGATTTCGGCGACCACCGTGGCTGTCGAGCGCGTGGTGCTCGGGCATTTGAAGGCGCAGTTGCACGAACTGGCGGGGAAGGACGAAGCGGCTGTCCGAGTCATTTCGCAGATCGTCGAGGAAGAGCAACTGCATCACGACCAATCCGCATCGCACGTGCGGTCGAGCCATGTCTGGACGCGTGTGCTGAGTCCTGTGGTCGCGCTA
This region includes:
- a CDS encoding demethoxyubiquinone hydroxylase family protein; the protein is MTEEQKTLDRGSALGARILKVDHAGEQGAVNIYRTQIFMARWTAPSLVPELREFKSHEEGHRALFAAELQRRGVRRCRSYWLCGIGGWVLGLLTGLLGRHAISATTVAVERVVLGHLKAQLHELAGKDEAAVRVISQIVEEEQLHHDQSASHVRSSHVWTRVLSPVVALSTETVIWLGML
- a CDS encoding MurR/RpiR family transcriptional regulator; translation: MSTPVDTPGTTVAQRIAQALPRLTRSHRQVADYVLEHPLQVATLPIDELATAAGVSVATANRFARALDFDGYATFRAELVRGFESLVAPVERLRGNLEHPSTVAEVFATALDESRRNIEATRQTLDYAACEAAVEHIGKARSVYIAGFGASGWLAGLLQHGLDSSCRDVRLLPGVSGVTHAARALMHAGPEDVFIGLTFPRYLTDTVLLAQVAREQGCSVIALTDRPTSPMAPLADVALYCQTETNYRPNCETSVLALVEALTSAVALRAPDPVQSARRTLQVLRPWLHGANGLPRIDGIAARTAATSDAAALNGTAKKKKKAPR